From one Streptomyces mobaraensis genomic stretch:
- a CDS encoding proline dehydrogenase family protein, producing the protein MLGPVILAASRSDRMRRFVSAAPGTKQVVDRFIAGETVDQVIPIVKDAAAKGLEVTLDVVGEDITTVEQSYAARDAYLELIGRLKELGLGERAEMSVKLSMFGQALEGGHELALANVRPVVEAAAAIGTTVTLDAEDHTTLDSMFAIHEELRKDFPQTGCVIQAYLFRTEDDARRLAAAGSRVRIVKGAYKEPASVAFQDKAEIDKAFVRVVKILMAGEGYPMIGSHDPRLIAITQELARQAGRKLDEYEFQMLYGIRGDEHVRLAAEGHRMRVYTAYGTDWYGYFMRRLAEKPANLLFFLRSMITKG; encoded by the coding sequence GTGCTGGGTCCCGTCATCCTCGCCGCCTCGCGCAGCGACCGCATGCGTCGTTTCGTGTCGGCCGCCCCGGGCACCAAGCAGGTCGTCGACCGCTTCATCGCGGGCGAGACCGTCGATCAGGTCATCCCGATCGTCAAGGACGCCGCGGCCAAGGGCCTGGAGGTCACCCTCGACGTCGTCGGCGAGGACATCACCACCGTCGAGCAGTCGTACGCGGCCCGTGACGCCTACCTGGAGCTGATCGGGCGCCTCAAGGAGCTGGGCCTCGGCGAGCGCGCCGAGATGTCCGTCAAGCTGTCGATGTTCGGCCAGGCGCTGGAGGGCGGCCACGAGCTGGCCCTCGCCAACGTCCGCCCGGTCGTCGAGGCCGCCGCCGCCATCGGCACCACCGTCACGCTGGACGCCGAGGACCACACCACCCTCGACTCGATGTTCGCCATCCACGAGGAGCTGCGGAAGGACTTCCCGCAGACCGGCTGCGTCATCCAGGCGTACCTCTTCCGCACCGAGGACGACGCCCGCCGGCTCGCCGCCGCGGGCAGCCGAGTGCGTATCGTGAAGGGTGCGTACAAGGAACCCGCCTCCGTCGCCTTCCAGGACAAGGCCGAGATCGACAAGGCGTTCGTCCGCGTCGTCAAGATACTGATGGCGGGCGAGGGCTACCCGATGATCGGGTCGCACGACCCGCGTCTGATCGCGATCACCCAGGAGCTGGCCCGGCAGGCGGGGCGCAAGCTGGACGAGTACGAGTTCCAGATGCTCTACGGCATCCGCGGTGACGAGCACGTCCGGCTGGCCGCCGAGGGCCACCGGATGCGGGTCTACACGGCCTACGGCACCGACTGGTACGGGTACTTCATGCGCAGGCTCGCGGAGAAGCCCGCCAACCTGCTGTTCTTCCTCCGCTCGATGATCACCAAGGGCTGA
- a CDS encoding PucR family transcriptional regulator produces the protein MRGEYQQLVDEISAVFGAPATLEDRDFGLIAFGAHGGDDDLEVSMDPVRTRSILQRRSTAAVRAWFEAFGIARAQAPMRIPPDPAAGVFKGRICLPVRHRGVVHGYVWLLDDEHLAGLDLGPAAPDPRVAQAMETAARIGALLAAEARAGAELGELLLDLLTARPAGRDAARLALREALGPAADGPLALLAVAPWRTDPDDPNDAAADRPGSAFAARSGVAALCAVPDSLPDGSAALAALVRLRALSAPAPARAAADRLLHSPRAGADGGPGLAAAGLGTPRKGLAELTDAWSEALSAARAAAAERRLGPLAEWAAIGPYRVLTGLPAGRAADHAVRPLLERSHAELARTTEVYLDCAGQAGRAAAALGIHRQTLYYRLSRVEQLTGLDLDNGEDRLLLHMTLKAARLG, from the coding sequence ATGCGGGGCGAGTACCAGCAGCTCGTGGACGAGATCTCGGCGGTGTTCGGCGCGCCCGCGACCCTGGAGGACCGCGACTTCGGCCTGATCGCCTTCGGCGCGCACGGCGGCGACGACGATCTGGAGGTCTCGATGGACCCCGTCCGGACGCGCTCGATCCTCCAGCGGCGCTCGACGGCGGCCGTCCGGGCCTGGTTCGAGGCGTTCGGCATCGCCCGGGCGCAGGCGCCGATGCGGATCCCGCCGGACCCGGCGGCGGGCGTGTTCAAGGGGCGCATCTGCCTTCCCGTACGCCACCGGGGCGTGGTGCACGGCTACGTCTGGCTGCTGGACGACGAGCACCTGGCCGGCCTCGACCTGGGCCCCGCCGCGCCGGACCCGCGCGTGGCGCAGGCGATGGAGACGGCCGCCCGGATCGGCGCCCTGCTCGCGGCGGAGGCCCGCGCGGGCGCCGAGCTGGGCGAACTGCTGCTGGACCTGCTGACCGCGCGCCCGGCGGGCCGCGACGCGGCCCGGCTCGCCCTCCGCGAGGCCCTGGGCCCGGCGGCGGACGGCCCGCTGGCGCTGCTGGCGGTGGCGCCCTGGCGGACGGATCCCGATGACCCCAACGACGCCGCGGCCGACCGTCCCGGTTCGGCGTTCGCCGCCCGGTCGGGGGTGGCGGCGCTCTGCGCGGTGCCGGACAGCCTGCCGGACGGCTCGGCGGCCCTGGCCGCCCTGGTCCGGCTACGGGCCCTCAGCGCCCCGGCCCCCGCCCGCGCCGCCGCCGACCGGCTGCTGCACTCCCCGCGCGCCGGTGCGGACGGCGGCCCGGGCCTGGCCGCCGCCGGCCTGGGCACCCCGCGCAAGGGCCTCGCGGAGCTGACCGACGCCTGGTCGGAGGCGCTGTCCGCGGCCCGCGCGGCCGCGGCCGAACGCCGCCTCGGCCCGCTCGCCGAATGGGCGGCCATCGGCCCGTACCGCGTCCTGACGGGCCTCCCCGCCGGCCGGGCGGCCGACCACGCCGTCCGCCCCCTGCTGGAGCGCTCCCACGCCGAGCTGGCCCGCACCACCGAGGTCTACCTCGACTGCGCCGGCCAGGCCGGCCGCGCCGCCGCCGCCCTCGGCATCCACCGTCAGACCCTCTACTACCGCCTGTCCCGCGTGGAACAGCTCACCGGCCTGGACCTGGACAACGGCGAGGACCGGCTGCTGCTCCACATGACGTTGAAGGCGGCGCGGCTGGGTTAG
- a CDS encoding methyltransferase gives MTTTDDQRAADTADRSLIVRTAFGTMAAQTLRAAVRLGVVELIGDTPRRADDIAADAGADARPMTRLLRALAGLGLLREHTPGTFSVTPTGTLLDPRRPGSLASFVHVFTDPVATRAWERLDDSVRTGDVAFDAVFGTDFFGHLARHPELSAAFNTAMSQAAGAAAAALPSAYDFGRFTSVTDVGGGDGTLLAAVLTAHPGLTGAVFDTAEGLAGAPATLERHGLTERCSLHPGDFLAPGSVPKGSDLHLIKSVLHNWADEQAATILRHCREALPPDGGRVLIVEPVLPDVVGASPGDHATDTGIAYLSDLNMLVNVGGRERTRADFEDLCGRAGLSVTSVTPLTGAAPFSLVEAAVVA, from the coding sequence GTGACGACCACCGACGACCAGCGAGCGGCGGACACGGCCGACCGGAGCCTCATCGTCCGGACCGCCTTCGGCACCATGGCCGCGCAGACCCTGCGCGCGGCGGTACGGCTGGGGGTGGTCGAGCTGATCGGCGACACCCCGCGCCGAGCCGACGACATCGCCGCCGACGCCGGGGCCGACGCCCGGCCCATGACCCGGCTGCTGCGCGCCCTGGCCGGCCTCGGCCTGCTGCGGGAACACACCCCCGGCACCTTCTCGGTGACCCCCACGGGCACGCTGCTCGACCCCCGCCGCCCCGGCTCGCTCGCCTCGTTCGTACACGTCTTCACCGACCCGGTGGCGACGCGCGCCTGGGAGCGCCTGGACGACAGCGTCCGCACCGGCGACGTCGCGTTCGACGCGGTCTTCGGCACGGACTTCTTCGGCCACCTCGCCCGCCACCCCGAGCTGTCCGCGGCGTTCAACACGGCGATGAGCCAGGCCGCCGGGGCGGCCGCCGCCGCGCTGCCGTCCGCCTACGACTTCGGCCGCTTCACCTCGGTCACGGACGTCGGCGGCGGCGACGGAACCCTCCTCGCCGCCGTCCTCACCGCCCACCCGGGCCTCACCGGCGCCGTCTTCGACACGGCGGAGGGCCTGGCCGGGGCACCGGCGACGCTGGAACGGCACGGGCTCACGGAACGCTGCTCCCTGCACCCCGGCGACTTCCTCGCCCCCGGATCCGTCCCCAAGGGCTCGGACCTCCACCTGATCAAGAGCGTCCTGCACAACTGGGCGGACGAACAGGCCGCCACCATCCTGCGCCACTGCCGCGAAGCCCTGCCGCCCGACGGCGGCCGGGTCCTGATCGTGGAGCCCGTCCTCCCCGACGTCGTCGGCGCGAGCCCCGGAGACCACGCCACCGATACCGGAATCGCCTATCTGAGCGACCTCAACATGCTGGTCAACGTGGGCGGCCGCGAACGCACCCGCGCGGACTTCGAGGACCTGTGCGGCCGGGCGGGCCTGTCCGTCACCTCGGTCACCCCGCTCACGGGAGCCGCGCCGTTCTCCCTCGTCGAGGCCGCGGTCGTGGCCTGA
- a CDS encoding helix-turn-helix domain-containing protein, whose protein sequence is MRIDDTDPAALNGGAGAGNGWEVALGGTRLPGVRMAGFRDRAAGGLHKRVLPRPDVVVVIGLGEDPFTVEGATGRQSVRSFVAAPASGPARVGGERVECVEMRLSPPAAYALLGGVFPREPDRPVVGLGEVWGRDEERLRERLPEAATWAERLALVDGFLTRRAARAPAVAPEVAAVWEHIVVRRGRVRVGELAASCGWSRKRLWSRFTAQIGLTPKRAAMLVRFDHAARALRAGRSAADTALACGYADQPHLHRDVLAFAGRTPGALAARPAAPTYRSTEGRNP, encoded by the coding sequence ATGCGCATCGACGACACGGACCCCGCCGCCTTGAACGGCGGTGCCGGCGCCGGAAACGGCTGGGAGGTCGCCCTCGGTGGCACCCGCCTCCCCGGCGTCCGGATGGCCGGCTTCCGGGACCGTGCCGCCGGCGGGCTGCACAAGCGGGTGCTCCCGCGGCCCGACGTGGTCGTCGTCATCGGGCTCGGCGAGGACCCGTTCACCGTCGAGGGCGCCACCGGACGGCAGTCCGTGCGGAGCTTCGTCGCCGCGCCGGCGTCCGGACCGGCCCGCGTCGGCGGGGAACGCGTCGAGTGCGTCGAGATGCGCCTGTCGCCTCCGGCCGCCTACGCGCTGCTGGGCGGCGTCTTCCCGCGGGAACCGGACCGGCCGGTGGTCGGCCTGGGCGAGGTGTGGGGACGGGACGAGGAGCGCCTGCGCGAGCGGCTGCCCGAGGCCGCCACGTGGGCCGAGCGCCTCGCCCTGGTGGACGGGTTCCTCACCCGGCGGGCCGCGCGGGCGCCGGCGGTGGCGCCCGAGGTCGCGGCCGTCTGGGAGCACATCGTGGTCCGGCGGGGCCGGGTACGAGTCGGCGAACTCGCCGCGTCCTGCGGCTGGAGCCGCAAGCGGTTGTGGTCCCGGTTCACCGCACAGATCGGCCTCACCCCCAAGCGCGCGGCCATGCTCGTCCGCTTCGACCACGCCGCCCGGGCGCTCCGCGCGGGCCGGAGCGCCGCCGACACCGCGCTGGCGTGCGGCTACGCCGACCAGCCGCATCTCCACCGCGACGTACTGGCGTTCGCGGGCCGCACCCCGGGCGCCCTGGCCGCGCGGCCGGCCGCTCCCACTTACCGTTCGACGGAAGGAAGAAACCCGTGA
- a CDS encoding serine hydrolase: MTAHPIPEDAPRARRLPRRALTAVVAAAAVAAPLAVAEPAAAAGPQVVCTSGKAGLAAKLTKDITAALRGRAGHTGIAFDDPATKTSCTYDADRQFDSASVFKPIVLGTLLWDADRAKRSLTSREKSLAHKMITESDNDSTTELRNRLTTAKITSFVKAAGMKRTLPNQTWGTTQITARDEQRLLALFTSRNKLITDKSRAYALDLMNKVISSQRWGTPAGAPKGTKVHVKNGWLQRDRDHLWRVHSIGAFTVGGRTYTMSVLTHGNRTWQGGIDAIQAVARAVHRDVNPAANHAQLIAPPAHPQEVMPPGV, encoded by the coding sequence GTGACCGCACACCCGATACCCGAAGACGCCCCGAGAGCCCGCCGCCTCCCGCGCCGCGCCCTCACCGCCGTCGTCGCCGCAGCGGCCGTCGCCGCGCCGCTCGCCGTGGCTGAACCGGCCGCCGCGGCCGGGCCGCAGGTCGTCTGCACCTCCGGCAAGGCCGGGCTCGCCGCCAAGCTCACCAAGGACATCACCGCGGCGCTGCGCGGCCGGGCCGGCCACACCGGCATCGCGTTCGACGACCCGGCGACGAAGACGAGCTGCACCTACGACGCGGACCGGCAGTTCGACTCCGCGAGCGTCTTCAAGCCGATCGTCCTCGGCACCCTGCTGTGGGACGCCGACCGGGCGAAGCGCTCGCTGACGTCGCGTGAGAAGTCGCTCGCCCACAAGATGATCACCGAGTCGGACAACGACTCCACGACGGAGCTCCGCAACCGCCTCACCACGGCGAAGATCACGTCGTTCGTCAAGGCCGCCGGCATGAAGCGCACGCTCCCCAACCAGACCTGGGGCACCACCCAGATCACCGCGCGGGACGAGCAGCGACTGCTCGCCCTATTCACCTCGCGCAACAAGCTGATCACCGACAAGTCGCGGGCCTACGCCCTCGACCTGATGAACAAGGTGATCTCCTCGCAGCGCTGGGGCACCCCGGCCGGTGCCCCCAAGGGCACCAAGGTGCACGTCAAGAACGGCTGGCTGCAGCGCGACCGGGACCACCTCTGGCGCGTGCACAGCATCGGCGCCTTCACCGTCGGCGGCCGGACGTACACCATGTCCGTCCTCACCCACGGCAACCGCACCTGGCAGGGCGGCATCGACGCCATCCAGGCCGTCGCCCGCGCCGTCCACCGCGACGTCAACCCGGCGGCGAACCACGCCCAGCTCATCGCTCCGCCGGCGCACCCGCAGGAGGTCATGCCGCCGGGCGTGTGA
- a CDS encoding ferredoxin, with product MRVSIDSDLCIGSGQCALTAPGAFDTDDDGFGVVRPEGEGGADPMVKEAVRACPVQAITLDEG from the coding sequence ATGCGCGTCAGCATCGATTCGGACCTGTGCATCGGCTCGGGTCAGTGCGCCCTCACCGCCCCCGGCGCCTTCGACACGGACGACGACGGCTTCGGCGTCGTCCGGCCGGAGGGCGAGGGCGGCGCGGACCCGATGGTGAAGGAGGCGGTGCGGGCCTGTCCGGTCCAGGCGATCACCCTCGACGAGGGCTGA
- a CDS encoding cytochrome P450 encodes MTETAQPPLSAPDFTPSAAPEAATRPWPQDRACPYHPPAGHLPAPEDRPLSRVTLFDGREVWFVTGHAEVRALLRDRRLSADRQHPDFPVTMPRLAEQAIRPLPLLGADDPLHNRQRRTLIPGFGLQRITALRPAVQQVVDDQLDRMLAAGPETDLVTAFALPVPSTVICSLLGVPYDDHEFFETRSRRLLVAKTAAEAGESREELRAYFRRLLDRKRAAPGDGLLDTLLADPSGTLDREELVSMALLLLIAGHETTSNMISLGTYTLLRHPEQLAALRADPELMRGAVEELLRYLSIADSLVRVAVADVEVAGETIRAGEGVLLATPEANRDPASYADPDTLDVRRSARHHVAFGYGIHQCLGQNLARAELEIAFSSLFARIPTLRLAVAPDEVSAKPGGTVQGLFALPVTW; translated from the coding sequence ATGACCGAGACCGCGCAACCCCCGCTGTCCGCCCCCGACTTCACCCCGTCCGCCGCCCCGGAAGCCGCGACCCGGCCCTGGCCGCAGGACCGGGCCTGTCCGTACCATCCGCCCGCCGGCCACCTCCCGGCCCCCGAGGACCGCCCGCTCTCCCGGGTGACGCTCTTCGACGGCCGGGAGGTCTGGTTCGTCACCGGACACGCCGAGGTCCGGGCCCTGCTCCGCGACCGCCGCCTCTCCGCCGACCGGCAGCACCCGGACTTCCCGGTCACCATGCCGCGCCTCGCCGAGCAGGCCATCCGGCCCCTCCCGCTGCTGGGCGCCGACGACCCCCTCCACAACCGCCAGCGCCGGACCCTCATCCCGGGCTTCGGCCTCCAGCGGATCACGGCCCTCCGCCCCGCGGTCCAGCAGGTCGTGGACGACCAGCTCGACCGCATGCTCGCCGCCGGCCCGGAGACCGACCTCGTCACCGCGTTCGCCCTCCCCGTCCCGTCCACGGTGATCTGCTCGCTGCTCGGTGTCCCCTACGACGACCACGAGTTCTTCGAGACCCGCTCGCGGCGGCTGCTCGTCGCGAAGACCGCGGCGGAGGCCGGTGAGTCCCGCGAGGAGTTACGGGCGTACTTCCGTCGGCTGCTCGACCGCAAGCGCGCGGCGCCGGGCGACGGCCTCCTCGACACCCTCCTCGCCGACCCCTCCGGCACCCTGGACCGCGAGGAACTCGTCTCCATGGCGCTGCTGCTGCTGATCGCCGGCCATGAGACGACGTCCAACATGATCTCCCTCGGCACCTACACCCTGCTCCGCCACCCGGAGCAACTGGCCGCGCTGCGCGCCGATCCGGAGCTGATGCGGGGCGCGGTCGAGGAGCTGCTGCGCTACCTCTCGATCGCCGACTCGCTGGTACGGGTGGCCGTGGCGGACGTCGAGGTGGCCGGGGAGACGATCCGGGCGGGGGAGGGCGTGCTGCTCGCCACCCCGGAGGCCAACCGCGACCCGGCCTCCTACGCCGACCCCGACACCCTCGACGTGCGCCGCTCCGCCCGCCACCACGTGGCGTTCGGCTACGGGATCCACCAGTGCCTGGGCCAGAACCTGGCCCGCGCGGAGCTCGAAATCGCCTTCTCGTCCCTGTTCGCCCGTATCCCCACGCTGCGACTGGCCGTTGCCCCCGATGAGGTGTCCGCCAAACCCGGCGGCACCGTGCAAGGACTGTTCGCCCTCCCGGTCACCTGGTGA
- a CDS encoding TetR family transcriptional regulator C-terminal domain-containing protein has product MKPDASYDERMAACWDSLLEGFENDQAFWAAQFEMIGQLPGRPELRERFAAVLPSGREGLVAVFEGVEDDRVPAVATRTVGSVIHALFIGLWVQWLIDPAVAPRGKDIVEGMRRIVEGRVLDPSEA; this is encoded by the coding sequence GTGAAGCCCGACGCCTCGTACGACGAGCGGATGGCGGCCTGCTGGGACTCGCTGCTCGAAGGGTTCGAGAACGACCAGGCGTTCTGGGCCGCCCAGTTCGAGATGATCGGCCAGCTCCCCGGCCGGCCCGAGTTGCGGGAGCGGTTCGCCGCCGTGCTGCCGAGCGGTCGCGAGGGTCTCGTGGCCGTCTTCGAGGGTGTCGAGGACGACCGGGTGCCCGCGGTCGCGACCCGCACCGTCGGCTCCGTCATCCACGCCCTGTTCATCGGGCTGTGGGTGCAGTGGCTGATCGATCCGGCGGTCGCGCCGCGCGGCAAGGACATCGTCGAGGGGATGCGGCGCATCGTCGAGGGGCGGGTGCTCGACCCGAGCGAGGCGTAG
- a CDS encoding MFS transporter — protein sequence MTNPSTPRAGRREWTAFTVLLLPLLLVSMDTSVLFFAVPAITRDLGASSTQQLWIFDSYAFALAGLLMTMGSLGDRIGRRKLLLLGAAAFGTASAAAAYAQSAEMLIAARFVLGIGGATLMPSTMGLVRNMFRDDAQRAKAVGIWSAAMAGGIALGSVLGGVMLKHFWWGSVFLLNVPAMVLLLVCAPLLVPEFKDPRPGRFDLPSVVLSMGAVLPTIYGIKEMAADGFSVPRLLCLLAGLALGAAFVRRQRGGRSTMISRELFLDRAFGAGIGLNTLAMFAMMGSSYFTTQYLQSVLGKGPLEAALWGTLPSLAVGAAGPLATVAAQRVDRAYVIATGFVVTAAGFALLLGAGTSSLTLTLISCAVIACGIVTVAALVSDLALGATPPEKAGSAAALLETGQEFGGALGMAVFGTIGMAVYRRDVSDSLSPTLPHGELDTVRETLTGAAAVAGRLPGRSGEAVLSAAREAFVHGMHVAALGAVLVLLIGAAVTVRALRGRPSTPAPAERPAEAPVAAGR from the coding sequence ATGACGAACCCCAGCACGCCGCGTGCCGGGCGCAGGGAGTGGACGGCGTTCACCGTCCTCCTGCTGCCCCTCCTCCTGGTCTCGATGGACACCTCCGTCCTCTTCTTCGCCGTCCCGGCCATCACCCGGGACCTGGGCGCGAGCAGCACCCAGCAGCTCTGGATCTTCGACAGCTACGCGTTCGCCCTGGCCGGGCTGCTGATGACGATGGGTTCGCTGGGCGACCGGATCGGCCGCCGCAAGCTCCTGCTGCTGGGCGCCGCCGCCTTCGGCACGGCCTCCGCGGCCGCCGCCTACGCGCAGAGCGCGGAGATGCTGATCGCGGCGCGGTTCGTGCTGGGGATCGGCGGCGCGACGCTGATGCCCAGCACGATGGGGCTGGTGCGCAACATGTTCCGCGACGACGCGCAGCGCGCCAAGGCGGTCGGCATCTGGTCCGCGGCCATGGCCGGCGGCATCGCGCTCGGCTCGGTGCTGGGCGGAGTGATGCTCAAGCACTTCTGGTGGGGTTCGGTCTTCCTGCTGAACGTGCCCGCGATGGTGCTGCTGCTGGTCTGCGCGCCGCTCCTGGTCCCGGAGTTCAAGGACCCGCGTCCCGGACGTTTCGACCTGCCGAGCGTGGTGCTGTCGATGGGCGCCGTACTGCCGACGATCTACGGCATCAAGGAGATGGCGGCCGACGGCTTCAGCGTCCCCCGGCTGCTCTGCCTGCTCGCCGGGCTGGCGCTCGGCGCGGCCTTCGTCCGGCGGCAGCGCGGCGGACGGTCCACGATGATCAGCCGTGAACTGTTCCTCGACCGCGCCTTCGGGGCGGGCATCGGCCTCAACACCCTCGCCATGTTCGCGATGATGGGCTCCTCGTACTTCACCACCCAGTACCTCCAGTCGGTCCTGGGCAAGGGCCCGCTGGAGGCGGCGCTCTGGGGCACGCTCCCGTCCCTCGCCGTCGGCGCGGCCGGACCACTGGCCACCGTCGCCGCCCAGCGCGTGGACCGGGCCTACGTGATCGCCACCGGCTTCGTCGTCACCGCGGCCGGCTTCGCCCTCCTCCTCGGCGCCGGCACCTCCTCCCTGACCCTCACCCTGATCTCCTGCGCGGTCATCGCCTGCGGCATCGTCACCGTCGCCGCCCTCGTCTCCGACTTGGCCCTCGGTGCCACACCCCCGGAGAAGGCCGGTTCCGCCGCCGCCCTGCTGGAGACCGGCCAGGAGTTCGGCGGGGCCCTGGGCATGGCCGTGTTCGGCACCATCGGCATGGCCGTCTACCGGCGGGACGTCTCGGACTCCCTGTCCCCCACCCTCCCGCACGGCGAACTCGACACGGTCCGCGAGACGCTGACCGGCGCGGCGGCGGTCGCGGGGCGGCTGCCGGGGCGGTCGGGTGAGGCGGTGCTTTCCGCTGCGCGCGAGGCGTTCGTGCACGGGATGCACGTGGCTGCGCTGGGTGCGGTGCTCGTCCTCCTCATCGGAGCGGCGGTGACGGTCCGGGCCCTGCGAGGGCGGCCCTCGACCCCGGCCCCGGCCGAGCGACCGGCGGAGGCACCGGTCGCCGCCGGGCGGTAG
- the serA gene encoding phosphoglycerate dehydrogenase: protein MSTASTRKPVVLIAEELSPATVDALGPDFEIRHCDGADRADLLASIVDVDAVLVRSATKIDAEAVAAAKRLRVVARAGVGLDNVDVSAATKAGVMVVNAPTSNIVTAAELACGLLIATARNIPQANAALKNGEWQRSKYTGVELSEKTLGVVGLGRIGVLVAQRMAAFGMKVVAYDPYVQPARAAQMGVRLCTLDELLETADFITVHLPKTPETLGLIGDEALRKVKPSVRIVNAARGGIVDETALAAALKEGRVAGAGLDVYASEPCTDSPLFEFDSVVATPHLGASTGEAQEKAGISVAKSVRLALAGELVPDAVNVQGGVIAEDVKPALPLAEKLGRIFTALAGEVAVRLDVEVYGELTQHDVKVLELSALKGVFEDIVDETVSYVNAPLFAQERGVEVRLTTGSESPEHRNVVTVRGTLSGGDEVSISGTLAGPKHLQKIVAVGEKDIDLALADHMAFLRYVDRPGVVGTIGRILGEAGINIAGMQVSRATEGGEALVALTVDESIPLPVLAEIADEIGAASARAVNLTD from the coding sequence GTGAGCACTGCTTCGACCCGCAAACCCGTTGTACTCATCGCCGAGGAACTCTCGCCCGCCACCGTCGACGCGCTCGGCCCGGACTTCGAGATCCGGCACTGCGACGGCGCCGACCGAGCCGACCTGCTGGCCTCCATCGTGGACGTCGACGCCGTCCTCGTACGCTCCGCCACGAAGATCGACGCCGAGGCGGTCGCCGCCGCCAAGCGGCTGCGGGTGGTCGCCCGTGCCGGCGTCGGCCTCGACAACGTGGACGTCTCCGCCGCCACCAAGGCCGGCGTGATGGTCGTCAACGCCCCCACCTCCAACATCGTCACCGCCGCCGAGCTCGCCTGCGGCCTGCTCATCGCCACCGCCCGCAACATCCCGCAGGCCAACGCGGCGTTGAAGAACGGCGAATGGCAGCGGTCCAAGTACACGGGCGTCGAACTGTCCGAGAAGACGCTCGGCGTGGTCGGCCTGGGTCGCATCGGCGTGCTCGTCGCCCAGCGCATGGCCGCCTTCGGCATGAAGGTCGTCGCCTACGACCCCTATGTCCAGCCCGCCCGCGCCGCCCAGATGGGCGTCCGCCTCTGCACCCTCGACGAGCTGCTGGAGACGGCCGACTTCATCACCGTCCACCTGCCCAAGACCCCCGAGACGCTCGGCCTGATCGGCGACGAGGCGCTCCGCAAGGTCAAGCCGTCGGTGCGCATCGTCAACGCCGCGCGCGGCGGCATCGTCGACGAGACCGCGCTCGCGGCGGCGTTGAAGGAGGGCCGGGTCGCCGGCGCCGGCCTGGACGTCTACGCGTCCGAGCCGTGCACCGACTCGCCCCTCTTCGAGTTCGACAGCGTCGTCGCCACCCCGCACCTGGGCGCCTCCACCGGCGAGGCGCAGGAGAAGGCGGGCATCTCCGTCGCCAAGTCGGTGCGGCTGGCCCTCGCGGGTGAACTGGTGCCGGACGCGGTCAACGTGCAGGGCGGCGTCATCGCCGAGGACGTCAAGCCGGCGCTGCCGCTCGCCGAGAAGCTGGGCCGCATCTTCACGGCCCTGGCCGGCGAGGTCGCCGTCCGCCTCGACGTCGAGGTCTACGGCGAGCTCACCCAGCACGACGTCAAGGTGCTCGAACTCTCCGCCCTCAAGGGCGTCTTCGAGGACATCGTCGACGAGACCGTCTCCTATGTGAACGCCCCCCTCTTCGCCCAGGAGCGCGGCGTCGAGGTCCGCCTGACGACGGGTTCCGAGTCCCCCGAGCACCGCAACGTCGTCACCGTCCGCGGCACCCTCTCCGGCGGCGACGAGGTCTCCATCTCCGGCACCCTCGCCGGCCCCAAGCACCTCCAGAAGATCGTCGCCGTCGGCGAGAAGGACATCGACCTCGCCCTCGCCGACCACATGGCCTTCCTCCGCTACGTCGACCGCCCCGGCGTCGTCGGCACCATCGGCCGCATCCTCGGCGAGGCGGGCATCAACATCGCCGGCATGCAGGTGTCGCGGGCGACGGAGGGCGGGGAGGCGCTGGTCGCCCTGACGGTCGACGAGTCGATTCCGCTGCCGGTGCTCGCGGAGATCGCCGACGAGATCGGCGCGGCGTCGGCGCGGGCGGTGAACCTGACGGACTGA